The Microbacterium natoriense genomic interval GCAACGGCGGCGTCGACGGCGCGCTGATCGTGTCGCACCACACCAGCGACGCCTTCATCGAGAGGATCGCGGATGCCGTGCCGGTCGTGTACGGCGGCCGCCCCGTGCGGCGACGCGACGGGGACTACGTCGTCGACGTCGACAACGTCGCTGCTGCCCGCGTCGCCACCCGCCGGCTGATCGGCATCGGACGCACGCGCATCGCGACCATCTCGGGCCCGCTGACGATGGTCGCCTCGAACGATCGCGTGCAGGGGTATCGAGACGAGCTGGCCGATGCTGGACTCACCCCGTTCGCCGAGGAGGCGGGCGACTACTCCGAGGCCTCCGGCGCTGAGGCGGTGCGCCGCATCCTCGCCGCCGGGCGACCCGACGCGATCTTCGTCGCGAGCGACCTGATGGCGCGCGGCGCGATCATGGCGTTGCGCACCGCCGGCATCCGCGTTCCGGAGGACGTCGCGATCGTCGGCTTCGACGATTCCGCCGTCGCCCTCACGACCGAACCTCCGCTGACGACCATCCGCCAGCCCATGTACGCGCAGGGTGAGGCGATGGCCGGGGTGCTGCTCTCGCGGCTCGCGGGGAAGAGCCCCGAGCGGACCACGATCCTGCCGACCGAGCTCGTCGTGCGCGCCTCGGCCTGAGCGGACCCCGGGGCGCCGTGCCGTCCGTCGGCCGAGATCCCGTCTGCATGCCGAGAATGCCGATCTGCCCCTGCGGACGG includes:
- a CDS encoding LacI family DNA-binding transcriptional regulator; this encodes MSRPTIEEVAAAAGVSRSTVSRVVNGSTAVSPAALAAVQKTIAEMNYVPNRAARSLASRQTHAIALVVPEDTTRFFGDPFFAAIVAGITGALGASDYLLNLLIASDDPGDKVSGFMRNGGVDGALIVSHHTSDAFIERIADAVPVVYGGRPVRRRDGDYVVDVDNVAAARVATRRLIGIGRTRIATISGPLTMVASNDRVQGYRDELADAGLTPFAEEAGDYSEASGAEAVRRILAAGRPDAIFVASDLMARGAIMALRTAGIRVPEDVAIVGFDDSAVALTTEPPLTTIRQPMYAQGEAMAGVLLSRLAGKSPERTTILPTELVVRASA